Proteins from a genomic interval of Quercus robur chromosome 9, dhQueRobu3.1, whole genome shotgun sequence:
- the LOC126699364 gene encoding NO-associated protein 1, chloroplastic/mitochondrial isoform X1, which yields MASLSPLFLPHHLKISAPKFPKIYTKPTLVLCKASVSETHSSESVSGPDGTGAAAPTRGQKFLEHQLSLEAMTEKKTETKKKKKMMKKEKVLKVSMAVATCYGCGAPLQTADSDSPGYVDPETYELKKKHHQLRTILCGRCRLLSHGHMITAVGGNGGYSGGKQFVTAEQLREKLSHLRYEKALIVKLVDIVDFNGSFLARVRDLAGANPIILVVTKVDLLPKGTDFNCVGDWVVEATTKKKLNVLSVHLTSSKSLVGIVGVASEIQKEKKGRDVYILGSANVGKSAFINALLKMIGQKDPVAAAAQKYKPIQSAVPGTTLGPIQINAFLGGGKLFDTPGVHLHHRQAAVVHSEDLPVLAPQSRLRGHSFPNSRVASDNGTASEVQSSDLNGFSIFWGGLVRIDILKVLPETCLTFYGPKALRIHMVPTDEADEFYQKELGVLLTPPTGKERADDWRGLETERQLRIPYEDVERPACDVAISGLGWISIEPVSRSIRQSDSDSDLNLKDKAGELHLTVHVPKPVEVFVRPPLPVGMVGAEWYQYRELTDKEEEVRPKWFF from the exons ATGGCATCCCTCTCAccactctttcttcctcaccATCTCAAAATCTCTGCCcccaaatttccaaaaatttacACAAAACCCACTCTCGTACTCTGCAAAGCCTCAGTCTCAGAGACACATTCCTCAGAGTCCGTATCCGGACCCGACGGAACCGGGGCTGCCGCCCCGACCCGAGGCCAGAAATTCCTTGAGCACCAGTTGTCCCTTGAAGCCATGACCGAAAAGAAAACTGAgaccaagaagaagaagaagatgatgaagaaagAGAAGGTCTTGAAGGTTTCAATGGCGGTGGCTACTTGTTACGGGTGTGGGGCTCCGTTGCAGACTGCGGATTCGGATTCTCCGGGTTACGTGGACCCGGAGACCTATGAATTG AAGAAGAAGCACCACCAGCTTAGAACTATTCTATGTGGACGGTGTCGGCTATTGTCTCATGGGCATATGATAACTGCAGTTGGTGGAAATGGAGGTTATTCTGGTGGGAAGCAGTTTGTGACAGCTGAGCAGCTTAGGGAGAAGCTGTCTCACTTACGCTATGAGAAGGCCTTGATTGTTAAACTG GTTGATATTGTTGACTTCAATGGCAGCTTTTTGGCTCGAGTGCGTGATCTGGCTGGTGCGAATCCAATAATATTAGTTGTAACAAAG GTTGATCTCCTACCAAAAGGGACTGATTTTAATTGTGTTGGTGATTGGGTAGTAGAGGCCACTACAAAGAAGAAGCTTAA TGTTCTAAGTGTCCATCTGACAAGTTCAAAGTCTTTAGTTGGAATAGTGGGAGTCGCATcagaaattcaaaaggaaaaaaag GGGCGGGATGTTTACATTCTG GGCTCAGCTAATGTTGGGAAATCTGCATTCATCAATGCTTTACTCA AAATGATAGGACAAAAGGATCCAGTTGCTGCAGCAGCGCAGAAGTACAAACCCATACAATCTGCTGTTCCTGGAACCACCTTAGGTCCAATTCAAATTAATGCTTTCCTAGGAGGAGGG AAATTATTTGACACACCTGGAGTACATCTCCACCATAGGCAAGCTGCAGTGGTTCATTCAGAAGATCTACCTGTCCTTGCTCCCCAAAGCCGGCTTAGGGGTCACTCTTTTCCT AATTCTCGGGTAGCCTCTGATAATGGGACAGCAAGCGAAGTTCAATCCAGTGACTTAAATGGGTTTTCAATATTCTGGGGAGGCCTTGTGAGAATTGATATTTTGAAG gttctCCCAGAAACATGCTTGACATTCTATGGGCCAAAGGCTTTGCGGATTCATATGGTACCCACAGATGAAGCAGATGAATTTTACCAG AAAGAACTTGGGGTTCTGTTAACGCCTCCAACTGGAAAAGAAAGAGCAGATGACTGGAGAGGATTGGAAACTGAGCGTCAGTTGCGTATTCCATATGAAGATGTGGAAAG GCCTGCATGTGATGTGGCTATATCTGGTCTAGGATGGATTTCTATTGAACCAGTCAGCAGATCAATTAGACAATCTGATTCAGATTCAGATTTAAATTTAAAGGACAAAGCTGGAGAACTGCATTTAACTGTCCATGTTCCCAAGCCGGTAGAGGTTTTTGTTAGGCCTCCACTACCTGTAGGCATGGTGGGAGCAGAATGGTACCAATATAGGGAGTTGACAGATAAGGAAGAAGAAGTGAGACCAAAGTGGTTCTTTTGA
- the LOC126699364 gene encoding NO-associated protein 1, chloroplastic/mitochondrial isoform X2 codes for MASLSPLFLPHHLKISAPKFPKIYTKPTLVLCKASVSETHSSESVSGPDGTGAAAPTRGQKFLEHQLSLEAMTEKKTETKKKKKMMKKEKVLKVSMAVATCYGCGAPLQTADSDSPGYVDPETYELKKKHHQLRTILCGRCRLLSHGHMITAVGGNGGYSGGKQFVTAEQLREKLSHLRYEKALIVKLVDIVDFNGSFLARVRDLAGANPIILVVTKVDLLPKGTDFNCVGDWVVEATTKKKLKGGMFTFWLGSANVGKSAFINALLKMIGQKDPVAAAAQKYKPIQSAVPGTTLGPIQINAFLGGGKLFDTPGVHLHHRQAAVVHSEDLPVLAPQSRLRGHSFPNSRVASDNGTASEVQSSDLNGFSIFWGGLVRIDILKVLPETCLTFYGPKALRIHMVPTDEADEFYQKELGVLLTPPTGKERADDWRGLETERQLRIPYEDVERPACDVAISGLGWISIEPVSRSIRQSDSDSDLNLKDKAGELHLTVHVPKPVEVFVRPPLPVGMVGAEWYQYRELTDKEEEVRPKWFF; via the exons ATGGCATCCCTCTCAccactctttcttcctcaccATCTCAAAATCTCTGCCcccaaatttccaaaaatttacACAAAACCCACTCTCGTACTCTGCAAAGCCTCAGTCTCAGAGACACATTCCTCAGAGTCCGTATCCGGACCCGACGGAACCGGGGCTGCCGCCCCGACCCGAGGCCAGAAATTCCTTGAGCACCAGTTGTCCCTTGAAGCCATGACCGAAAAGAAAACTGAgaccaagaagaagaagaagatgatgaagaaagAGAAGGTCTTGAAGGTTTCAATGGCGGTGGCTACTTGTTACGGGTGTGGGGCTCCGTTGCAGACTGCGGATTCGGATTCTCCGGGTTACGTGGACCCGGAGACCTATGAATTG AAGAAGAAGCACCACCAGCTTAGAACTATTCTATGTGGACGGTGTCGGCTATTGTCTCATGGGCATATGATAACTGCAGTTGGTGGAAATGGAGGTTATTCTGGTGGGAAGCAGTTTGTGACAGCTGAGCAGCTTAGGGAGAAGCTGTCTCACTTACGCTATGAGAAGGCCTTGATTGTTAAACTG GTTGATATTGTTGACTTCAATGGCAGCTTTTTGGCTCGAGTGCGTGATCTGGCTGGTGCGAATCCAATAATATTAGTTGTAACAAAG GTTGATCTCCTACCAAAAGGGACTGATTTTAATTGTGTTGGTGATTGGGTAGTAGAGGCCACTACAAAGAAGAAGCTTAA GGGCGGGATGTTTACATTCTGGTTA GGCTCAGCTAATGTTGGGAAATCTGCATTCATCAATGCTTTACTCA AAATGATAGGACAAAAGGATCCAGTTGCTGCAGCAGCGCAGAAGTACAAACCCATACAATCTGCTGTTCCTGGAACCACCTTAGGTCCAATTCAAATTAATGCTTTCCTAGGAGGAGGG AAATTATTTGACACACCTGGAGTACATCTCCACCATAGGCAAGCTGCAGTGGTTCATTCAGAAGATCTACCTGTCCTTGCTCCCCAAAGCCGGCTTAGGGGTCACTCTTTTCCT AATTCTCGGGTAGCCTCTGATAATGGGACAGCAAGCGAAGTTCAATCCAGTGACTTAAATGGGTTTTCAATATTCTGGGGAGGCCTTGTGAGAATTGATATTTTGAAG gttctCCCAGAAACATGCTTGACATTCTATGGGCCAAAGGCTTTGCGGATTCATATGGTACCCACAGATGAAGCAGATGAATTTTACCAG AAAGAACTTGGGGTTCTGTTAACGCCTCCAACTGGAAAAGAAAGAGCAGATGACTGGAGAGGATTGGAAACTGAGCGTCAGTTGCGTATTCCATATGAAGATGTGGAAAG GCCTGCATGTGATGTGGCTATATCTGGTCTAGGATGGATTTCTATTGAACCAGTCAGCAGATCAATTAGACAATCTGATTCAGATTCAGATTTAAATTTAAAGGACAAAGCTGGAGAACTGCATTTAACTGTCCATGTTCCCAAGCCGGTAGAGGTTTTTGTTAGGCCTCCACTACCTGTAGGCATGGTGGGAGCAGAATGGTACCAATATAGGGAGTTGACAGATAAGGAAGAAGAAGTGAGACCAAAGTGGTTCTTTTGA
- the LOC126699332 gene encoding probable aquaporin TIP5-1: protein MHRISHTLKSISHSCSMRLNNMAPTMLRERFQQSVTANSFRSYLAEFLSTFFYVFAVVGSSMSARKLNPNVASDPSSLVVVAIANALALSATVYSAWNISGGHVNPAVTFGMAVGGHISVPTALFYWVSQLLAAVFASLVLKVAVVGQHVQPYIIAEEMTGFGASIMEGIMTFGLVYTVYAAGDTRRGTMGVVGPIAIGFIAGANVLASGPFSGGSMNPACAFGSAITGGSFKNQAVYWVGPLIGAAVAGLLYDNVVFPSQAPDSIRGVTEGTGV, encoded by the exons ATGCACCGAATCTCTCACACCCTGAAATCAATTTCTCATTCTTGTTCAATGCGTCTAAACAATATGGCCCCAACTATGCTAAGAGAGCGTTTTCAGCAATCTGTCACTGCTAATTCGTTTCGGTCTTATCTTGCTGAGTTCCTCTCCACATTCTTCTATGTGTTTGCAGTTGTGGGATCTTCCATGTCAGCGA GGAAATTGAATCCTAATGTTGCCTCGGACCCATCAAGTCTGGTGGTGGTTGCTATCGCCAATGCCCTTGCATTGTCAGCTACTGTCTATTCTGCTTGGAACATCTCAGGAGGGCATGTGAATCCGGCCGTCACGTTTGGAATGGCTGTTGGAGGCCACATTAGTGTCCCAACCGCTCTGTTTTACTGGGTTTCTCAGTTGCTGGCTGCTGTTTTTGCTAGCCTTGTCTTAAAGGTAGCTGTTGTTGGACAG CATGTTCAACCCTACATTATTGCAGAAGAAATGACTGGGTTTGGAGCATCTATCATGGAAGGTATCATGACATTTGGTCTAGTGTACACTGTTTATGCAGCCGGGGATACCAGGCGTGGTACAATGGGAGTGGTTGGACCTATAGCAATTGGTTTCATAGCAGGAGCCAATGTGTTAGCATCAGGACCCTTCTCTGGTGGATCAATGAACCCAGCTTGTGCCTTTGGTTCTGCTATCACTGGAGGCAGTTTCAAGAATCAAGCAGTTTATTGGGTTGGACCCTTGATTGGTGCAGCAGTTGCAGGCCTTCTCTATGACAATGTGGTGTTCCCTTCTCAAGCTCCAGATTCTATTAGGGGCGTCACTGAGGGAACTGGGGTGTAA